A genomic region of Trichothermofontia sichuanensis B231 contains the following coding sequences:
- the leuD gene encoding 3-isopropylmalate dehydratase small subunit encodes MSQVRQLSGRAIPLVGNDIDTDRIIPARFLRCVTFDGLGANVFADDRAALKGDHPFDQPQYQGAEILVVNRNFGCGSSREHAPQALAKWGIRAIIGESFAEIFFGNCVALGIPCLTAKAEVVAQLQARIVAHPHQLLTVNVETLQATYGDLTVALHLPEGARQMFLSGTWDACGQLVSHTEQIRMTAARLPYLAWSPSVTVAEIPGAPTLEQSLGQ; translated from the coding sequence ATGAGTCAGGTTCGGCAACTCTCTGGACGCGCCATTCCCCTGGTAGGCAACGACATTGACACCGATCGCATCATCCCCGCCCGCTTCCTACGCTGTGTCACCTTTGACGGCCTAGGAGCCAATGTCTTTGCCGACGATCGCGCCGCCCTCAAGGGGGATCATCCCTTCGATCAACCCCAATACCAAGGGGCAGAAATTCTCGTAGTCAACCGCAACTTTGGCTGTGGTTCCTCCCGCGAACACGCGCCTCAAGCCCTAGCCAAATGGGGCATTCGAGCAATCATTGGCGAAAGTTTTGCCGAGATTTTCTTTGGGAACTGCGTCGCGCTGGGCATTCCCTGCCTAACGGCTAAGGCCGAAGTAGTGGCCCAGTTGCAGGCCCGTATTGTAGCCCACCCCCACCAGTTGCTGACGGTGAATGTGGAAACCCTGCAAGCAACCTATGGAGATCTGACGGTGGCACTTCACCTGCCTGAAGGGGCACGTCAGATGTTTTTAAGTGGCACCTGGGATGCCTGCGGTCAGTTGGTCAGCCACACCGAGCAAATTCGGATGACGGCAGCCCGTTTACCCTATCTGGCTTGGAGTCCATCCGTAACCGTGGCTGAGATCCCTGGCGCACCGACCCTGGAACAATCACTGGGACAATAA
- a CDS encoding NAD-dependent succinate-semialdehyde dehydrogenase — protein MAIATLNPATGEVLKTFTPLSDAELEAKLTAAATTFETYRHTSFEQRATWLRAAAAILERDREAYGQLITLEMGKPLKAAIAEVEKCALVCRFYADEAARMLADVPIATDASQSFVCYQPLGVILAVMPWNFPFWQVFRFAAPALMAGNVGLLKHASNVPQCALAIADILAAAGFPAGAFQTLLIGADRVAPLIADERIKAATLTGSEPAGASLAQAAGKNLKKTVLELGGSDPFIVMPSADLETAVATAVTARMINTGQSCIAAKRFIVAEAIADEFEQKLLAKYQTLKVGDPMLPETDLGPLATATILADLDRLVKACLQQGATALCGGQPYAQTHPDSPLAKGYFYPPTILTNLPVGCPAYDEEFFGPVALLFRVPDLDSAIGLANCSPYGLGASAWTQVPSEVERCLRELEAGSVFINGMVKSDPRLPFGGIKRSGYGRELSREGILEFVNIKTVWIR, from the coding sequence ATGGCGATCGCAACCCTCAATCCGGCCACTGGCGAAGTCCTGAAAACCTTTACCCCCTTGAGCGATGCCGAGTTGGAGGCAAAACTCACCGCCGCGGCCACCACCTTTGAAACCTATCGCCATACCAGTTTTGAACAACGGGCCACTTGGCTACGGGCAGCGGCAGCGATTCTTGAGCGCGATCGCGAAGCCTATGGCCAGTTGATCACCCTGGAAATGGGTAAACCCCTCAAGGCGGCGATCGCGGAAGTGGAAAAGTGCGCCCTCGTCTGCCGTTTCTACGCCGATGAGGCAGCGAGGATGCTGGCGGATGTGCCGATTGCGACCGACGCTAGCCAAAGTTTTGTGTGCTACCAACCCCTGGGGGTAATCCTAGCCGTCATGCCCTGGAATTTCCCCTTCTGGCAGGTGTTTCGCTTTGCCGCGCCAGCCCTGATGGCAGGGAATGTGGGGTTACTCAAACATGCCTCGAATGTTCCCCAGTGTGCTCTGGCGATCGCCGATATCCTGGCGGCAGCCGGCTTTCCAGCGGGCGCGTTCCAAACCCTGCTGATTGGGGCCGATCGGGTGGCTCCCCTGATAGCCGATGAACGAATTAAGGCCGCAACCTTGACCGGCAGTGAACCCGCAGGCGCGAGTTTAGCCCAGGCGGCAGGTAAAAACCTGAAGAAAACGGTGTTGGAGTTGGGGGGCAGCGATCCATTCATTGTTATGCCCAGTGCCGATCTGGAAACGGCGGTAGCCACGGCGGTAACAGCCCGAATGATTAACACGGGCCAGTCCTGTATTGCCGCAAAGCGCTTTATTGTGGCTGAGGCGATCGCAGACGAATTTGAACAAAAGCTACTGGCCAAGTACCAAACCCTTAAAGTGGGCGATCCGATGTTACCAGAGACAGACTTGGGTCCCCTGGCTACAGCAACTATCCTGGCCGACCTCGATCGCCTAGTAAAAGCTTGCCTGCAACAGGGGGCAACGGCACTTTGTGGTGGCCAACCCTATGCCCAAACCCATCCCGATTCCCCCCTAGCAAAAGGCTATTTCTATCCCCCCACGATCCTCACGAATTTACCCGTCGGCTGCCCGGCCTATGATGAGGAGTTCTTTGGCCCGGTCGCTTTGCTGTTCCGCGTGCCAGATCTTGACAGTGCGATCGGGTTGGCCAATTGCTCCCCCTATGGTTTGGGAGCCAGTGCTTGGACCCAGGTACCCAGCGAAGTGGAACGGTGCCTGCGGGAGTTGGAGGCTGGATCGGTATTCATCAACGGTATGGTCAAATCAGACCCCCGTTTACCCTTTGGCGGCATCAAGCGATCGGGCTATGGCCGGGAACTCAGCCGCGAGGGCATTCTAGAATTCGTCAACATCAAAACCGTCTGGATCAGGTAG
- a CDS encoding L,D-transpeptidase, which translates to MVRRLWPSSCVGHWYHLLGSSLLAVLLAAPALAQSPEVGSATPSLPATTAFEGGLPTLPPDANATGSPAAPLAPVPRTTTFNTTVTLLDQPALPQLGDPRDFLPDEARTRLVLRLNDRRVYVYRGDETVASYPVAIGRAGWETPKGSYEVIQMIKDPSWRHPWEGYVIPPGPDNPLGNRWIGFWTDGKNFIGFHGTPNESLIGQAVSHGCVRMRNQDIQALFAQVEMGTPVVVE; encoded by the coding sequence ATGGTGAGGCGTCTTTGGCCATCTAGCTGTGTTGGCCACTGGTATCACCTGCTCGGCTCCAGCCTTCTGGCCGTCCTGTTGGCAGCACCCGCCCTAGCCCAATCGCCGGAAGTGGGGTCTGCGACCCCTTCCCTGCCAGCAACAACAGCGTTCGAGGGCGGATTGCCGACGCTCCCTCCCGATGCTAACGCCACTGGTTCTCCAGCCGCGCCCCTCGCCCCGGTTCCAAGGACGACCACCTTTAATACCACCGTTACCCTGCTCGATCAACCGGCTCTACCCCAACTAGGGGATCCGCGGGACTTTCTGCCGGATGAGGCCCGCACTCGGTTAGTTTTGCGTCTCAACGATCGTCGGGTTTATGTCTACCGAGGGGATGAGACCGTGGCCAGTTATCCCGTCGCGATCGGGCGGGCGGGTTGGGAAACCCCTAAGGGTAGCTATGAAGTCATACAAATGATTAAAGATCCGTCGTGGCGGCATCCCTGGGAGGGGTACGTGATTCCCCCCGGCCCAGATAATCCCCTGGGTAACCGCTGGATTGGTTTCTGGACGGATGGCAAGAACTTTATTGGCTTCCACGGCACGCCCAATGAAAGCTTGATTGGTCAGGCAGTGTCCCACGGCTGTGTGCGGATGCGCAATCAGGATATTCAGGCCCTCTTTGCTCAGGTGGAAATGGGAACGCCCGTGGTGGTGGAGTAA
- a CDS encoding tetratricopeptide repeat protein: MNAETCFNQGLTQFKTKDYDGAIASFTEAIQLYPKFAAAFWQRALALVAKGKFPEAVRDLSQVIQLNPNAYDAYLERGKLRVRLGDRTGAMADFDQALQLRPNAGAAYIQRGMLRAKQGDHQGAIADFDQALALNPHAIAALIQRGMVRASTGDPTGALDDFNQALEQQPDSPLVYLQRGMLWRELGDLQAALADLDQALKLQPHSLPAYVQRGSVHAQLKDFPAAMADFSQALQLNPRAAEVYYQRGLMHGLMGDRLGAMADFDQAIQLQPLASAYLERGKLRLAAEQQEEALADLEQAIKLNPSLTEAYLHRGIVRAELENYQGALSDFNQALQLSPNLAEAYLDRSAVRAEMGDREGAYEDFSRALQLSATPVDAYLGRGMIRAQLGDRREALEDFNRALRLSPNSVVAHLQRGMTRSLLGDPQGALDDFDDALAIDPDSTLAHLSRSTARAALGDTEGALADLEAVLAVDPHSAEAYLSRSAIRAKIGDESGATADLQQVMALDSNQSSVYSSRGHLRWQLGDLERAVADYTAVFAIDPQASHAYLERGQVLMQLGRLSEAIADFNQALAHKPDWMLAYLHRGMTHSALGDKPAAIADFNQVLASHPNAALAYLHRGMVQMELEQWEAAQQDIEQVIHLRPHLLSAYVYRGLLLAQRGEALDADPRYREAAMQDWQRVIRMEVSSALDFLGRGMAQRQLGNLEAAIADYNYALWLNPNLADAYVERGLAQAQLGDQAAALTDLNYGLWLKPGLIMGFLERAYLLANQPDLEAALADFNQVLTLHPDSQRARLGRSAIYLQLGQPEAAAADLQALVTQGLDPLTAQRERGRVRALLGDPQGAIADLDAVLEQQPESAIAYLERGKVRLALRDYAEATADLRTAATLFEEQGQSALAERVETLLGQDVTGWNEGV; encoded by the coding sequence ATGAATGCTGAAACCTGCTTTAATCAAGGCTTAACTCAGTTTAAAACTAAAGATTATGACGGCGCGATCGCGAGCTTTACGGAGGCGATCCAGCTTTATCCCAAATTTGCGGCGGCCTTTTGGCAGCGGGCGCTGGCTCTAGTAGCTAAGGGCAAGTTCCCAGAAGCGGTACGGGACTTGAGCCAGGTGATCCAGCTCAACCCCAATGCCTATGATGCTTATCTGGAGCGGGGGAAACTACGGGTGCGGTTGGGCGATCGCACAGGGGCAATGGCGGATTTTGACCAAGCCCTACAATTACGACCGAATGCGGGGGCGGCCTATATTCAACGCGGCATGTTGCGGGCGAAGCAAGGCGATCATCAGGGGGCGATCGCCGATTTTGATCAAGCCTTGGCGCTGAACCCCCACGCGATCGCGGCCTTGATCCAGCGGGGAATGGTGCGGGCTAGCACAGGTGATCCCACTGGCGCATTGGATGATTTCAATCAGGCTTTGGAACAACAGCCTGACTCACCGCTGGTCTATCTCCAACGGGGTATGCTCTGGCGTGAACTGGGGGACTTGCAGGCGGCCCTTGCAGATTTAGATCAGGCACTCAAATTACAGCCCCACTCTCTGCCTGCCTATGTTCAACGGGGGAGTGTCCACGCCCAACTGAAGGATTTCCCGGCGGCAATGGCTGATTTTTCCCAGGCGCTGCAACTTAACCCACGGGCGGCGGAGGTCTATTACCAACGGGGTCTGATGCATGGGCTGATGGGCGATCGCTTGGGGGCAATGGCCGATTTCGATCAGGCGATTCAACTGCAACCCCTGGCCTCAGCTTACCTGGAACGCGGCAAACTCCGTCTGGCTGCTGAGCAGCAGGAAGAGGCCCTCGCCGATCTGGAGCAGGCGATTAAGCTCAACCCCAGCCTGACGGAAGCCTATCTCCACCGGGGGATTGTGCGGGCGGAGTTGGAGAATTACCAGGGTGCTCTGAGCGATTTTAACCAGGCGTTGCAGTTGTCACCGAATCTGGCGGAGGCCTATCTCGATCGCAGTGCTGTGCGGGCAGAAATGGGCGATCGCGAGGGTGCCTATGAGGACTTCAGCCGTGCCTTACAACTCAGTGCCACGCCGGTAGATGCCTATCTCGGACGGGGGATGATTCGTGCCCAATTGGGCGATCGCCGCGAAGCCCTAGAGGACTTTAACCGTGCCCTGCGGCTGAGTCCCAATTCGGTCGTGGCCCACCTCCAGCGGGGGATGACGCGATCGCTCCTGGGGGACCCCCAGGGTGCCCTGGATGATTTTGACGATGCCCTAGCCATTGATCCAGATTCCACCCTGGCCCACTTGAGCCGGAGTACAGCCCGTGCCGCCTTGGGCGATACCGAGGGTGCGCTGGCGGATCTGGAAGCTGTTTTAGCCGTCGATCCCCACTCGGCAGAAGCCTACCTGAGTCGTAGTGCGATCCGGGCAAAGATTGGAGATGAGTCGGGGGCCACCGCCGATTTACAACAGGTTATGGCCCTCGATAGTAACCAAAGCAGTGTCTATAGCAGTCGCGGGCATCTGCGGTGGCAATTAGGCGATTTGGAAAGGGCCGTTGCTGACTACACGGCGGTCTTTGCCATTGATCCCCAGGCCAGTCATGCCTACCTGGAGCGGGGGCAAGTGTTGATGCAACTGGGACGCTTGAGCGAGGCGATCGCCGATTTTAATCAAGCCTTGGCCCACAAACCCGACTGGATGCTGGCCTATCTGCACCGGGGGATGACCCATTCGGCCTTAGGGGATAAACCCGCTGCGATCGCCGACTTCAACCAAGTGTTGGCCAGTCATCCCAATGCCGCCCTTGCCTACCTCCACCGGGGGATGGTGCAGATGGAGCTAGAGCAGTGGGAGGCCGCCCAACAGGATATTGAACAGGTAATCCACCTGCGGCCCCATCTGTTAAGTGCTTATGTTTATCGGGGGCTGTTACTGGCCCAACGTGGCGAGGCCCTGGACGCTGATCCCCGCTATCGGGAGGCGGCGATGCAGGATTGGCAACGGGTCATTCGCATGGAAGTGAGTTCCGCCCTGGATTTCCTGGGACGCGGCATGGCCCAGCGGCAATTGGGCAACCTGGAGGCGGCGATCGCAGATTACAACTATGCCCTCTGGTTAAACCCCAATCTAGCCGATGCCTATGTGGAGCGGGGCTTAGCCCAGGCCCAACTGGGGGATCAGGCAGCAGCTTTGACCGATCTGAACTATGGCCTCTGGTTGAAGCCAGGGTTGATTATGGGTTTCCTGGAGCGGGCATATCTGCTGGCCAATCAACCCGATCTGGAAGCTGCCTTAGCCGATTTCAATCAGGTGTTAACCCTGCATCCGGATTCCCAGCGGGCACGGTTAGGCCGCAGCGCGATCTATCTGCAACTGGGCCAACCTGAAGCGGCAGCGGCGGATTTGCAGGCCCTGGTTACTCAAGGTCTTGACCCGCTCACAGCCCAGCGTGAGCGCGGGCGAGTCCGGGCACTATTGGGTGATCCCCAGGGGGCGATCGCCGATTTGGATGCTGTGCTCGAACAACAACCGGAGTCCGCGATCGCCTATCTGGAACGGGGCAAGGTCAGGCTCGCGTTGCGAGACTACGCCGAGGCCACCGCCGATCTGCGCACTGCCGCCACCCTGTTTGAAGAACAGGGACAGTCGGCCTTGGCTGAACGGGTGGAAACGCTGCTGGGTCAAGATGTCACCGGCTGGAATGAGGGCGTGTGA
- a CDS encoding DUF721 domain-containing protein, translated as MTWQSLPSLLQHLEQQPTWQSHAHFQRVLRHWPMVVGELVAQHTRPIALRRGVLSVATASAVWAQNLSFERQRILAKLNPYLAQPLTDIHFSTAQWSEVPLNTHTDRSEGEAHPSFTPSAPTPDATTTMVAPTTPDRAFERWQQSLQQQRQQFPRCPQCQCPTPPGELARWTVCSLCARQSDILFRQT; from the coding sequence ATGACCTGGCAATCCCTACCTTCCCTACTCCAGCACCTTGAACAGCAGCCTACCTGGCAATCGCACGCCCATTTCCAGCGGGTGTTGCGCCATTGGCCAATGGTTGTGGGGGAACTGGTGGCCCAACACACCCGCCCGATCGCGCTGCGGCGTGGGGTCCTGTCGGTGGCCACCGCCAGTGCCGTTTGGGCGCAAAATCTCAGTTTTGAACGCCAACGCATTCTGGCCAAACTTAACCCTTATCTTGCCCAACCCCTAACAGATATCCACTTTTCCACCGCCCAATGGTCTGAGGTACCGCTCAATACCCACACGGATCGCAGTGAGGGGGAGGCGCATCCGAGCTTCACACCGTCAGCCCCCACCCCAGACGCAACCACAACAATGGTCGCTCCCACTACTCCCGATCGCGCCTTTGAGCGGTGGCAACAGTCTCTCCAGCAGCAGCGACAGCAGTTTCCCCGCTGTCCCCAATGCCAGTGTCCAACCCCGCCCGGAGAGTTGGCTCGTTGGACCGTTTGCTCCCTGTGTGCCCGCCAATCGGATATCCTATTCCGTCAAACGTAG
- a CDS encoding SPOR domain-containing protein translates to MRQSSVTHTNPAAPTQGLKPTLQAVLGCLDLQLEEELARYRRLKAGYSAPPRRVLGQRSPTPSPVDWSQPSAVPSPRPTAAATPVPTVTPPLGSPASFASPSPIATPSPIPTPPAASPAPSSPVGPSPTPVRHPSTAGSPIAAPSASPVTPPLTTEAISSAAQVPTDASVPAAPSTVSCALTVVPAPPAVPPVDTVLAPAAPPVPETPLPDDYLASSEALLKSLAEEEVQADTLDPSQVKTHGGLLSPLGIGSLLLLLLSSLSIGYALLNPTRLHFLNPSLQGEASPQPGESPTPKPLPNVPNLATEEFVDLKLDTLGTLAVPSPSPTGSPSASPSPSASPSPSASPSPSSSSSPSPGAHPVLTPSAASVPPIETIPLRVVQPPTRSQSLAPAPIAPRPPAVPAPPRPSTPTSALPRLPVPATTAPTPPRLPVVTPTVPSPSHSSAVGGNAMQSSSANPTRSQPEIYNVVTEYRGNDSLAQLQQVAPGAYLRNFNDGIRVQLGTFDDRASAEEMVEQLNQQGIAARIQAE, encoded by the coding sequence ATGCGTCAAAGTTCTGTTACCCACACTAACCCAGCCGCACCCACTCAGGGGTTAAAACCTACCCTGCAAGCGGTTCTGGGCTGTTTGGACCTCCAGCTAGAAGAAGAGTTAGCCCGGTATCGTCGCCTTAAAGCGGGGTATTCAGCCCCTCCCCGTCGGGTTTTGGGGCAACGTTCACCCACCCCGTCCCCTGTTGATTGGTCTCAACCCTCAGCGGTTCCCTCCCCTCGCCCTACGGCAGCCGCCACACCGGTCCCCACCGTTACCCCGCCGCTAGGCTCGCCTGCTTCATTCGCTAGCCCGTCCCCGATCGCAACTCCCAGCCCTATCCCGACTCCCCCCGCCGCGTCACCGGCACCCTCAAGTCCTGTCGGTCCTTCGCCCACACCAGTTAGGCATCCATCGACAGCAGGTTCCCCGATTGCCGCACCGTCCGCATCCCCTGTTACCCCTCCCTTAACGACCGAGGCCATCTCCTCCGCTGCTCAAGTGCCTACTGACGCGTCAGTTCCTGCCGCTCCCTCGACTGTGTCCTGTGCCCTGACGGTCGTTCCTGCCCCTCCTGCCGTTCCCCCTGTGGATACGGTCCTGGCTCCGGCTGCCCCCCCGGTTCCAGAAACCCCATTACCGGATGACTACCTGGCTTCGTCTGAAGCTTTGTTGAAAAGTCTGGCCGAGGAGGAGGTCCAGGCAGATACCCTGGACCCCAGCCAAGTCAAGACCCACGGGGGCCTACTATCGCCGCTCGGGATTGGTTCGCTGCTATTGTTGCTCCTGTCTAGTCTCAGTATTGGCTATGCATTGCTGAATCCCACCAGGCTGCACTTCCTGAATCCCAGTCTGCAAGGCGAGGCCTCCCCCCAACCGGGCGAGTCACCAACCCCGAAACCGCTGCCCAATGTGCCCAATCTGGCTACAGAGGAGTTTGTTGATCTCAAACTGGATACCCTGGGAACGCTAGCTGTGCCGTCCCCCTCGCCCACCGGGTCACCCAGCGCCAGTCCATCGCCCAGTGCCAGTCCATCGCCCAGTGCCAGTCCATCGCCCAGTAGCAGTTCGTCACCGAGTCCTGGCGCTCATCCCGTGCTCACGCCCAGCGCCGCCAGTGTGCCACCGATCGAGACCATTCCCCTGCGTGTGGTGCAACCGCCGACCCGTTCCCAAAGTTTGGCGCCAGCCCCGATCGCGCCTCGACCCCCAGCAGTTCCGGCCCCGCCCCGCCCCAGCACACCTACCAGTGCCTTACCCCGCCTGCCGGTTCCCGCGACGACAGCCCCAACTCCCCCCCGATTACCGGTGGTTACGCCAACTGTCCCCAGCCCTAGTCACTCCTCAGCAGTGGGTGGCAACGCCATGCAATCTTCTAGTGCTAACCCAACCCGATCGCAGCCGGAGATCTACAATGTGGTGACCGAATACCGGGGCAACGACTCGCTGGCGCAGTTACAGCAGGTAGCACCTGGGGCTTATCTGCGCAATTTCAACGATGGCATTCGGGTACAGTTGGGGACGTTTGACGATCGCGCCAGTGCTGAGGAAATGGTGGAACAACTCAATCAACAGGGGATTGCTGCTCGGATCCAGGCTGAGTAG
- a CDS encoding PspA/IM30 family protein, protein MGLFDRISRVVKASINALVSEAEDPERVLEQAIAEMQDELIQLRQAVAQAIATQKRTERQCNQAKATADEWYRRAELALQAGDEALARDALTRRKSYQETAQLMQSQIDRQTTIVEKLKRDMVTLESKIADARTRKDLYIARARSAQASQRLHAMLDQMNPQGAMQSFARMEQKVAELEARSAAIAELGQDDLERRFATLEQGSEIEADLATLKRRLASQQEPGEPRHES, encoded by the coding sequence ATGGGGTTGTTCGATCGCATCTCACGGGTAGTCAAGGCTAGCATCAATGCCCTTGTCAGTGAGGCGGAGGACCCAGAGCGGGTCCTGGAGCAGGCGATAGCCGAGATGCAGGATGAACTGATTCAACTGCGGCAGGCCGTTGCCCAGGCGATCGCGACCCAAAAGCGCACCGAGCGTCAATGCAATCAGGCAAAGGCCACGGCTGACGAGTGGTATCGGCGGGCGGAACTGGCCCTGCAAGCGGGGGACGAAGCCTTGGCCAGGGATGCCCTCACCCGCCGCAAGAGCTACCAGGAAACAGCGCAACTCATGCAGAGCCAAATCGATCGGCAGACGACGATCGTCGAGAAACTCAAACGCGATATGGTAACCCTGGAAAGCAAAATTGCCGATGCCCGCACCCGTAAAGATCTGTACATCGCCCGTGCCCGCTCAGCCCAAGCCTCCCAACGCCTGCACGCGATGCTAGACCAGATGAATCCCCAGGGAGCGATGCAAAGCTTTGCGCGGATGGAGCAAAAGGTGGCTGAGCTAGAGGCCCGCTCAGCGGCGATCGCCGAGTTGGGACAGGACGATCTGGAACGACGCTTTGCCACCCTAGAACAGGGCAGTGAGATCGAAGCCGATCTGGCCACCTTGAAACGTCGCCTCGCCTCCCAACAAGAACCAGGGGAACCGCGTCATGAGTCTTGA
- a CDS encoding PspA/IM30 family protein, translating into MGLFDRVSRVIRSNLNALVSAAEDPEKMLEQAVIDMQEDMVQMRQAVANAIASQKRTEQQYNQAINEANTWHQRAQLALQKGNENLAREALNRKKVNTETANALKAQLDQQTAQVETLKRSLVALEGKLSEAKTKKDMLKARASAAKANEQLQSTLGRMGTSSAMGAFERMEEKVLQMEARSQAAAELAGADLESQFLALESSDVDLELEAMKAQLLGPATAPNQAQLPAAAKSPAEPRDAAIDAEMEDLARELDKL; encoded by the coding sequence ATGGGACTATTCGACCGTGTTAGCCGCGTAATTCGCTCCAATCTGAATGCCCTCGTGAGTGCTGCCGAAGATCCAGAAAAGATGCTGGAGCAGGCAGTCATTGATATGCAGGAGGACATGGTGCAAATGCGACAGGCGGTTGCCAATGCGATCGCCAGTCAGAAGCGGACGGAACAGCAATACAACCAGGCCATTAACGAAGCCAATACTTGGCATCAACGCGCCCAATTGGCTCTACAAAAGGGAAATGAGAATTTGGCGCGGGAGGCTCTGAACCGTAAGAAGGTGAATACGGAGACGGCAAACGCCCTGAAGGCTCAGTTGGATCAACAAACGGCTCAGGTTGAGACCCTCAAGCGCAGCTTGGTCGCCCTAGAAGGGAAGCTGTCGGAGGCCAAGACGAAGAAGGATATGCTCAAGGCACGGGCTAGTGCCGCTAAGGCGAATGAACAATTGCAAAGTACCCTGGGACGGATGGGGACCAGTAGTGCGATGGGGGCCTTTGAGCGTATGGAGGAAAAGGTCCTGCAAATGGAAGCCCGCTCCCAAGCGGCAGCGGAACTGGCTGGGGCTGATCTCGAAAGCCAATTTTTGGCGCTGGAGTCCAGTGATGTTGACCTAGAACTGGAGGCCATGAAGGCCCAACTGCTGGGACCCGCAACTGCACCCAACCAGGCCCAATTACCGGCGGCAGCGAAAAGTCCTGCCGAGCCACGGGATGCAGCGATCGACGCTGAGATGGAAGACCTGGCCCGGGAATTGGACAAGCTGTAA
- a CDS encoding GntR family transcriptional regulator translates to MVRFHIQPDSEIPASTQLYNQIRFAIASRQFPPGHRLPSTRQLAMQTGLHRNTISRVYRQLEEDGVVESQAGSGIYVRAQGDEGGTRPSQSVLSQKYPDAHALVKQTLDQLLKQGCSLTESRELFLAEVDWRLRCSARVLVTAPAYDIGAGELITQELEQALQIPVQLVPLEELGPVLAQTRSATVVTTRYFISEAEALAGPNAVRVIPVDIYDYAQEAQLVLELPNNACLGLVSLSPGILRAAEVIIHSLRGDDLLVITAQVNDPYRLNAVVRRAQTIICDREATATQVRAAIQASRDELIRSPQIVVAQSYVGSHSISLLKRELGLT, encoded by the coding sequence ATGGTCCGATTTCACATCCAGCCCGACAGCGAAATCCCAGCATCTACCCAACTTTATAACCAGATCCGCTTTGCGATCGCCTCGCGCCAGTTTCCCCCTGGACACCGCCTGCCCAGTACACGACAACTGGCCATGCAAACGGGCCTGCACCGCAACACCATCAGCCGCGTGTATCGGCAATTAGAAGAAGATGGCGTCGTTGAGTCTCAAGCCGGGTCCGGGATCTACGTGCGAGCACAGGGCGACGAAGGGGGAACCCGTCCGTCCCAATCGGTCCTCTCACAGAAGTACCCCGATGCCCATGCCCTTGTCAAACAAACCCTCGATCAATTGCTTAAACAAGGGTGCTCACTCACCGAATCGCGGGAGTTATTTCTGGCTGAAGTAGACTGGCGGTTGCGCTGTAGCGCGCGGGTCCTGGTTACGGCTCCAGCCTACGATATTGGGGCTGGGGAGTTAATTACTCAGGAATTGGAGCAGGCGTTGCAAATCCCCGTACAGTTGGTACCGCTGGAAGAATTGGGTCCTGTCCTCGCCCAGACGCGCTCAGCAACCGTCGTGACCACCCGCTATTTTATCAGTGAGGCAGAGGCGCTGGCGGGTCCAAACGCTGTCCGGGTGATCCCAGTGGATATTTATGACTATGCCCAGGAAGCGCAATTAGTCCTAGAGTTGCCTAATAACGCCTGTCTGGGGTTAGTCAGTCTCAGCCCAGGGATTTTGCGGGCAGCAGAGGTGATTATCCATAGCTTGCGGGGGGATGACTTGCTGGTAATTACGGCTCAGGTGAATGATCCCTATCGATTGAATGCGGTGGTGCGACGGGCACAGACGATTATCTGCGATCGCGAGGCAACGGCAACTCAAGTCCGGGCAGCCATCCAAGCGTCACGGGATGAATTAATACGATCGCCCCAGATCGTGGTGGCCCAAAGCTATGTCGGCAGCCACTCAATCAGTCTGCTCAAGCGAGAACTCGGCCTCACGTAA